From a single Maritimibacter sp. DP1N21-5 genomic region:
- a CDS encoding pseudouridine synthase — translation MSDTPKSAPKSPKSPDGDRIAKVLARAGVASRRDAEKMIAEGRVAVNGKVIDSPALNVTQKDKIEVDGAPLAEAEPARLWLYHKPLGLVTSARDEKGRDTVFDKLPEDMPRVMSVGRLDLNSEGLLLLTNDGEVKRKLELPSTGWVRKYRVRVNGRPDDATLEPLRKGVTVDGERFQEMSVTIDRQQGANAWLTVGLREGKNREIRRAMEAVGLNVNRLIRISYGPFRLGELKPGAVEEVKARVLRDQLGLSAEPDEAPKRTVERSRKPGAKGLGKPGGKPGGRRPFAARDSFGEGTTRERRGPGKDPAGKGPQDKGPAGKGGAGERPASSSRGKPAAGPNGRSSGRPGGRPGGKPGGPGGRPGPKPGSKPGPKR, via the coding sequence ATGAGCGATACACCCAAGTCCGCCCCCAAATCTCCCAAGTCACCTGACGGCGACCGCATCGCCAAGGTGCTCGCCCGCGCGGGTGTCGCCTCGCGCCGCGACGCCGAGAAGATGATCGCCGAGGGCCGCGTCGCGGTGAACGGCAAGGTGATCGACAGCCCCGCGCTGAACGTGACCCAGAAGGACAAGATCGAGGTGGACGGTGCGCCACTGGCCGAGGCCGAGCCTGCGCGGCTTTGGCTCTATCACAAACCCTTGGGTCTGGTGACGAGCGCGCGCGATGAAAAGGGACGCGACACGGTCTTCGACAAGCTGCCCGAAGACATGCCGCGCGTGATGAGCGTGGGTCGGCTCGACCTCAATTCCGAGGGGCTCCTGCTCCTCACGAACGACGGCGAGGTGAAGCGCAAGCTGGAACTGCCTTCGACCGGATGGGTGCGCAAGTATCGTGTCCGGGTGAACGGGCGACCGGACGATGCCACGCTCGAGCCTCTGCGCAAGGGCGTCACCGTGGACGGCGAACGGTTCCAGGAGATGAGCGTCACGATCGACCGCCAGCAGGGCGCGAACGCCTGGCTCACCGTGGGCCTGCGCGAGGGCAAGAACCGCGAAATCCGGCGCGCGATGGAGGCTGTCGGCCTGAACGTGAACCGTCTGATCCGCATCTCCTATGGCCCGTTCCGGCTGGGCGAGTTGAAGCCCGGCGCGGTGGAAGAGGTCAAGGCACGGGTGCTGCGCGATCAGCTCGGCTTGAGCGCCGAGCCGGACGAGGCGCCCAAGCGCACCGTCGAACGAAGCCGGAAACCCGGGGCCAAGGGTCTGGGCAAGCCGGGCGGGAAGCCGGGCGGGAGGCGGCCCTTCGCGGCGCGAGATAGCTTCGGCGAAGGCACCACGCGCGAGAGAAGAGGCCCCGGCAAGGATCCGGCCGGCAAAGGCCCGCAAGACAAAGGCCCCGCCGGCAAGGGTGGTGCGGGTGAACGTCCGGCCAGTTCTTCGCGCGGCAAGCCCGCCGCCGGGCCGAACGGGCGCAGTTCGGGGCGGCCCGGCGGCCGACCGGGTGGCAAACCTGGTGGCCCGGGCGGCAGACCCGGTCCGAAGCCCGGATCGAAACCCGGTCCGAAACGCTGA
- a CDS encoding helix-turn-helix domain-containing protein, whose protein sequence is MDRAANSMYGSNMRAIESFNLFGEDADLPDVVHCETIAARSVKHDWEYSPHRHGRLHQFLLIDTGGGRASLDDRQIALMDGMIVNIPTGCVHSYRFRAGTAGWVVTVPTEVLEMGLAQGEGLRPLLARPTVLPSDTQIRDTILRLFAEYEGRHFARAHVLRSETALLAGLTARAIAATEPRTPSDSPLQRRFETLIEMHFADHWPVATYADALGVTPTHLSRVMRAATGAPASAAILDRLIREARRHLAYSNLTVAQVAYALGYQDPGYFSRVFTRATGLSPSGFRTQHGVT, encoded by the coding sequence ATGGACCGAGCGGCCAATTCCATGTACGGATCGAACATGCGCGCGATCGAGAGCTTCAACCTTTTCGGCGAAGATGCCGACCTGCCCGACGTGGTCCACTGCGAGACCATCGCCGCCCGTTCCGTCAAGCATGACTGGGAGTATTCGCCGCATCGCCATGGCCGGCTGCACCAGTTCCTGCTGATCGACACCGGCGGCGGGCGGGCGTCACTCGACGACCGGCAGATCGCGCTCATGGACGGAATGATCGTGAATATCCCGACGGGCTGCGTGCATTCCTACCGGTTTCGCGCCGGGACCGCAGGCTGGGTAGTGACGGTGCCGACCGAAGTGCTCGAGATGGGCCTGGCGCAAGGCGAAGGCCTGCGGCCGCTGCTGGCAAGGCCGACCGTGCTACCCTCGGACACGCAGATCAGGGACACCATCCTGCGGCTCTTCGCGGAATACGAAGGGCGGCACTTCGCCCGCGCGCATGTGCTGCGTTCGGAAACCGCGCTGCTGGCCGGGCTGACCGCGCGGGCCATCGCCGCGACCGAGCCCCGGACACCGAGCGACAGCCCGTTGCAACGGCGGTTCGAAACGCTGATCGAGATGCATTTCGCGGACCACTGGCCGGTAGCGACCTATGCCGATGCGCTTGGCGTGACTCCGACGCATCTGTCGCGCGTGATGCGCGCTGCCACCGGCGCGCCTGCTTCGGCCGCGATCCTCGACCGGCTCATTCGTGAGGCCCGCCGGCACCTCGCCTATTCCAACCTCACCGTGGCGCAGGTCGCCTATGCCTTGGGCTATCAGGACCCCGGATATTTCTCGCGCGTCTTCACCCGCGCCACCGGGCTGTCTCCCAGCGGCTTTCGCACCCAGCACGGGGTGACATGA
- a CDS encoding Hint domain-containing protein — protein sequence MGTPIAQTGSVTEDQGVAGGFLTASGDANYTLGINDTGQWTAGTQTGTYGTLTINSNGVWTYSASNDQPTIQALNSGQSLQEVFTITSQRGSTTVTITINGADEPPCFTRGTLIETPHGPRRVEDLRVGDEVLTLDDGPQRLRWIGSRRLSLDHAAPDDPLRPVRIRADAIAPGVPSRDMLVSPMHRVLLGGRQAQLFLGLDEVLAAARHLVNGETIHTDAGSEVEYFHLLFDRHQILISMNLRSESFYPGGVGLHGFGDQTRDEVLTLFPELRTLDGAYGHTARQVLKSHEAELFRRDLLPPPILTERLRARVA from the coding sequence ATGGGCACGCCGATCGCACAAACCGGCAGCGTGACCGAGGATCAGGGCGTCGCAGGCGGGTTTCTGACCGCCTCCGGCGACGCGAATTACACCTTGGGCATCAACGACACCGGACAGTGGACCGCCGGGACTCAGACCGGGACCTATGGCACGCTGACGATCAACTCGAACGGGGTCTGGACCTATAGCGCCAGCAACGACCAGCCTACCATACAAGCGCTGAACTCGGGCCAGAGCCTGCAGGAGGTCTTCACGATCACCTCGCAGCGCGGGTCGACCACGGTGACGATCACGATCAACGGTGCCGACGAGCCCCCCTGTTTCACGCGCGGCACGCTGATCGAAACGCCCCATGGGCCGCGGCGGGTCGAGGATCTGCGGGTGGGGGACGAGGTTCTGACTCTGGACGACGGGCCACAAAGGCTGCGCTGGATCGGTTCGCGCCGGCTCTCGCTCGACCATGCCGCACCCGATGACCCATTGCGCCCGGTGCGTATCCGCGCCGATGCGATCGCACCCGGGGTGCCGTCCCGGGACATGCTGGTCTCGCCCATGCACCGCGTCTTGCTGGGCGGCAGGCAGGCGCAGCTCTTTCTCGGGTTGGACGAAGTGCTGGCGGCGGCGCGTCATCTGGTGAACGGCGAAACCATCCACACCGACGCCGGGTCCGAGGTCGAATATTTCCACCTTCTTTTCGACCGGCACCAGATCCTTATCTCGATGAACCTGCGAAGCGAAAGCTTCTACCCCGGGGGTGTCGGGCTTCATGGGTTCGGCGACCAGACCCGTGACGAGGTGCTGACGCTCTTCCCCGAGCTTCGCACGCTCGACGGTGCCTACGGCCACACTGCCCGCCAGGTGCTGAAGTCGCATGAGGCAGAACTGTTCCGGCGTGACCTTCTGCCGCCGCCGATCCTGACCGAACGCCTGCGCGCCCGCGTGGCGTGA
- a CDS encoding antibiotic biosynthesis monooxygenase produces the protein MPTIEKAADRQTVITTFETSPGNCDDLLDLLTDAYEAFISKQPGFIAAGLHVNDAQTRIANYSQWEKRQDFQAMLRSDEMRRRNREINQLCRTFEPVMYDVAATF, from the coding sequence ATGCCCACGATCGAGAAAGCCGCCGACCGTCAGACCGTCATCACGACCTTCGAGACCAGTCCCGGAAATTGCGACGATCTGCTCGACCTGCTGACCGATGCCTATGAAGCCTTCATCTCGAAGCAACCCGGGTTCATCGCGGCCGGCCTTCACGTGAACGATGCCCAGACAAGGATCGCGAATTATTCGCAATGGGAGAAGCGGCAGGATTTTCAGGCCATGCTGCGCTCGGACGAGATGCGGCGCCGAAACCGCGAGATCAACCAGCTGTGCCGGACGTTCGAGCCGGTGATGTACGACGTGGCCGCGACCTTCTGA
- a CDS encoding ETC complex I subunit translates to MPARIFKPARNAMTSGQARTKQWVLEFTNDEARDIDPLMGWTGSSDTQSQIRIRFSTKEAAIAYAAEKGIEAVVTEPHKRAQNIRNGGYGENFATNRRQVWTH, encoded by the coding sequence ATGCCCGCTCGCATCTTCAAGCCCGCACGCAACGCCATGACATCCGGTCAGGCCCGCACCAAGCAATGGGTTCTGGAATTCACCAACGACGAAGCGCGCGACATCGACCCCCTCATGGGCTGGACCGGGTCCTCGGACACGCAAAGCCAGATTCGCATCCGCTTCTCGACCAAGGAAGCTGCGATCGCCTATGCGGCCGAGAAGGGGATCGAAGCGGTGGTAACCGAACCCCACAAACGTGCGCAGAACATCCGCAATGGCGGCTATGGCGAAAACTTCGCCACCAATCGTCGTCAGGTCTGGACGCACTAG
- the pobA gene encoding 4-hydroxybenzoate 3-monooxygenase gives MTTSKTQVAIIGGGPSGLMLSQLLHLKGIETVVLERQTRDYVLGRIRAGVLEHGFVELMREARCGERMDREGEIHEGFSISDRGTMHRIDLEGLTGGQTVMVYGQTELTRDLYDAREKMGGIVIHEAEDVQPHDMTTDAPYVTYTKAGETHRIDCDFIIGADGFHGVSRKSIPADQIREYEKVYPFGWLGILSETKPAHDELIYARSDRGFALCSLRSQVLSRYYVQVPLTDTVENWSDDRFWDELKARLPEDVAARLETGPSIEKSIAPLRSFVAEPMRYGNMFLAGDAAHIVPPTGAKGLNSAASDIYYLYHAMLSHYENGDDSGLDAYSDTALRRVWKAQRFSWWMTSMLHVFPDHPEFDQKLQSIELDYFLSSEAARTSLAENYVGLPF, from the coding sequence ATGACCACGAGCAAGACACAGGTCGCCATCATCGGCGGTGGGCCGTCGGGGCTCATGCTGAGCCAGCTTCTGCACCTCAAGGGGATCGAAACGGTCGTGCTCGAGCGTCAGACGCGGGACTACGTGCTGGGCCGCATCCGAGCCGGCGTGCTTGAGCACGGCTTCGTCGAGCTCATGCGCGAGGCGCGGTGCGGCGAACGGATGGACCGGGAAGGCGAGATCCACGAAGGCTTCTCCATCTCCGATCGCGGCACGATGCACCGGATCGACCTCGAGGGGCTGACCGGCGGGCAGACCGTCATGGTCTACGGCCAGACCGAACTGACCCGTGATCTCTACGACGCCCGCGAAAAGATGGGCGGCATCGTCATCCACGAGGCCGAGGACGTTCAGCCCCACGACATGACCACCGACGCCCCCTATGTGACCTATACCAAGGCCGGCGAAACGCATCGCATCGACTGCGACTTCATCATCGGGGCCGACGGGTTCCACGGGGTCAGCCGCAAGTCGATCCCGGCGGACCAGATCCGCGAATACGAGAAGGTCTATCCCTTCGGCTGGCTCGGGATCCTCTCCGAAACCAAGCCCGCGCATGACGAGCTGATCTATGCGCGCTCCGACCGGGGGTTTGCGCTCTGCTCGCTGCGGTCGCAGGTGCTGAGCCGCTACTACGTTCAGGTTCCCCTGACCGACACGGTCGAGAACTGGTCGGATGACCGCTTCTGGGACGAGTTGAAGGCGCGTCTTCCCGAGGATGTGGCCGCGCGGCTGGAAACCGGGCCCTCCATCGAGAAGTCCATCGCGCCGCTCCGCAGCTTTGTGGCCGAACCGATGCGCTACGGGAACATGTTCCTTGCCGGCGACGCGGCGCATATCGTGCCGCCGACCGGCGCCAAGGGGCTCAATTCGGCGGCCTCTGACATCTACTATCTCTACCACGCCATGCTCTCGCATTACGAGAACGGCGACGACAGCGGGCTCGATGCCTATTCCGACACCGCGCTCCGCCGGGTCTGGAAGGCGCAGCGCTTCAGCTGGTGGATGACCTCGATGCTGCACGTGTTCCCCGATCACCCGGAATTCGATCAGAAGCTTCAGTCCATCGAACTGGACTACTTCCTGTCGTCGGAAGCCGCGCGCACCTCGCTGGCCGAGAACTACGTCGGACTTCCGTTCTGA
- a CDS encoding nucleoside deaminase — translation MTAFRSYMDEALAEARAAAARGEVPVGAVLVSPAGAVVARAGNRTRELNDPTAHAETLVIRAACAASGSERLPHHDLYVTLEPCPMCAAVISFARIRRLYYGAADPKSGGTAHGARVFSHPQCHHVPEIYDGLAAREAEALLKDFFAARRG, via the coding sequence ATGACCGCCTTCCGCTCATATATGGACGAGGCGCTGGCCGAAGCCCGCGCGGCCGCCGCGCGTGGCGAAGTGCCGGTGGGGGCCGTGCTCGTGTCGCCTGCGGGTGCCGTGGTCGCGCGTGCGGGCAACCGAACGCGTGAGTTGAATGACCCCACCGCCCATGCCGAAACGCTGGTCATCCGCGCGGCCTGTGCCGCGTCGGGGTCGGAGCGTCTGCCGCACCATGACCTTTACGTGACGCTCGAGCCTTGCCCGATGTGCGCGGCCGTCATTTCCTTCGCCCGGATCCGCCGCCTCTACTACGGCGCAGCCGACCCGAAATCGGGCGGCACCGCCCACGGTGCGCGCGTCTTCAGCCATCCGCAGTGCCACCACGTGCCGGAAATCTATGATGGCCTCGCCGCGCGCGAAGCCGAAGCGCTGCTCAAGGATTTCTTTGCCGCGCGCCGCGGGTAG
- a CDS encoding 5-bromo-4-chloroindolyl phosphate hydrolysis family protein yields the protein MAGRYGGKYSPDGDGPQTNHPPRPAFDGQVRARAGGRVNFLFLAPLPLAVSAFFLDPAGLALRLVAFGTLILAAWLTREGVIAQEAYDARKIARRPAFPRKIAGSLLTGAGLGLAGLASGPVNAVIFAVLGAALHVMAFGPDPMKNKGLEGVDEFQTDRVARAVGEAEKLLGAMKDAVVRARDREAEARVDSFLVTARNMFRTIEDDPRDLSGARKYLTVYLMGARDATAKFADIYVRSRDPAAKSDYFALLDDLERNFTARTQKMLTADQDDLNVEIEVLRERLAREGVVAGRG from the coding sequence ATGGCCGGGCGATACGGCGGCAAATACTCTCCTGACGGGGATGGTCCGCAGACGAACCACCCGCCCCGCCCTGCCTTCGATGGCCAGGTGCGAGCGCGGGCCGGTGGACGGGTGAATTTCCTGTTCCTCGCCCCTCTGCCCCTCGCCGTGTCGGCCTTTTTTCTCGACCCTGCCGGGCTCGCCCTGCGGCTGGTGGCCTTCGGCACGCTCATTCTGGCGGCCTGGCTGACACGGGAAGGCGTGATCGCGCAGGAAGCCTATGACGCGCGCAAGATCGCCCGCCGGCCAGCCTTTCCGCGCAAGATCGCGGGGAGCCTTCTGACGGGCGCGGGGCTGGGGCTCGCGGGGCTCGCCTCAGGTCCTGTGAACGCGGTGATTTTCGCGGTGCTCGGCGCAGCACTTCATGTCATGGCCTTCGGGCCGGACCCGATGAAGAACAAGGGCCTCGAGGGTGTAGACGAGTTTCAGACCGACCGTGTCGCCCGCGCCGTGGGAGAGGCGGAAAAACTGCTGGGCGCGATGAAGGACGCCGTGGTCCGGGCACGCGACCGCGAGGCGGAGGCGCGGGTCGACAGTTTCCTCGTTACCGCCCGCAACATGTTCCGCACCATCGAGGACGACCCCCGCGACCTTTCGGGCGCGCGGAAATACCTGACCGTCTATCTGATGGGCGCTCGCGACGCGACGGCCAAGTTCGCCGACATCTACGTCCGGTCGCGCGACCCGGCGGCGAAGTCGGACTACTTCGCGCTGCTCGACGATCTCGAACGGAATTTCACGGCACGGACACAGAAGATGCTTACCGCAGATCAGGACGATCTCAACGTCGAGATCGAGGTTCTTCGGGAACGGCTGGCGCGCGAAGGCGTTGTGGCCGGGCGTGGATAG
- a CDS encoding toxin-activating lysine-acyltransferase — translation MPNTTNIPAGQPANGGVRPSDDHLMALGKLTFLAAFCPLHKTYPGSALASLFFPAINHGCVRFFEDDNGATAAALIWARLSDEVSERMLFQEIPPDQSEWVSGTNLWFMDLIAPFGHGPEVARHIARNPPEGRFFFARLGKGGRLRKIVEGDASRGRRGLVQSHLVGAH, via the coding sequence ATGCCGAATACAACAAACATCCCCGCGGGCCAGCCCGCGAACGGAGGCGTGCGTCCGAGCGATGACCATCTGATGGCGCTGGGCAAGCTCACCTTCCTCGCGGCCTTTTGCCCGCTGCACAAGACCTATCCCGGCTCGGCGCTGGCGTCGCTGTTCTTTCCGGCGATCAACCACGGCTGCGTCCGGTTCTTCGAGGACGACAACGGCGCGACGGCGGCGGCGCTGATCTGGGCGCGCCTGTCCGACGAGGTGAGCGAGCGGATGCTTTTTCAGGAGATCCCGCCGGACCAGTCGGAATGGGTCTCGGGCACGAACCTGTGGTTCATGGATTTGATCGCCCCCTTCGGTCACGGACCCGAAGTCGCCCGGCACATCGCCCGCAATCCGCCCGAGGGCCGTTTCTTCTTCGCCCGGCTCGGCAAGGGCGGGCGCCTGCGCAAGATCGTCGAGGGCGACGCGAGCAGGGGCAGGCGGGGCCTCGTACAGTCCCATCTGGTGGGAGCGCACTGA
- the uvrB gene encoding excinuclease ABC subunit UvrB, with the protein MSDIAAPLMNPIPAKPKLEGGRRFVMNTSFQPAGDQPTAIAELSAGIMDGEQDQVLLGATGTGKTYTMAKIIEETQRPAIILAPNKTLAAQLYGEFKGFFPDNAVEYFVSYYDYYQPEAYVARTDTFIEKESQINEQIDRMRHSATRALLERDDVIIVASVSCIYGIGSPETYVAMTLDLEVGKDYDQRQVMKELVAQQYKRNDNAFARGSFRVRGDSLEIWPSHLEDRGWRLSFFGEELEAITEFDTLTGARTDTLDKVRVYANSHYVTPTPTLRQAIEGIKKELTLRLAEFEKEGKLLEAQRLEQRTRFDLEMLEAAGFCNGIENYSRYLTGRGIGEPPPTLFEYIPDNAIVFADESHVSVPQIGGMYRGDYRRKFTLAEHGFRLPSCMDNRPLKFEEWDAMRPQSVFVSATPGNWELERTGGVFTEQVIRPTGLLDPMVEIRPVEKQVDDLLDEVRRVAQAGYRTLVTTLTKRMAEDLTEYMHEQGIRVRYMHSDIDTIERIEILRDLRLGAFDVLIGINLLREGLDIPECGLVAILDADKEGFLRSETSLIQTIGRAARNADGRVIMYADRITGSMERALAETDRRRARQMAYNEEHGITPQTVKKNVEDVLAGLYAGDTDMSRVTATVDKTNVGGNLASHLDALKAQMRKAAENLEFEEAARLRDEVKRLEAVDLAVADDPMARQAAVEAAGEKAVRGRSTAGKPGMRAGRGGKR; encoded by the coding sequence ATGTCCGATATCGCCGCCCCCCTGATGAACCCGATCCCTGCGAAGCCCAAGCTCGAAGGTGGCAGGCGGTTCGTGATGAACACGAGCTTCCAGCCCGCCGGCGACCAGCCGACCGCCATCGCGGAACTGTCCGCCGGGATCATGGACGGCGAGCAGGACCAGGTGCTTCTGGGCGCGACCGGCACCGGCAAGACCTACACCATGGCCAAGATCATCGAGGAGACCCAGCGCCCCGCGATCATCCTTGCCCCGAACAAGACGCTCGCGGCCCAGCTTTATGGCGAGTTCAAGGGGTTCTTCCCGGACAACGCGGTCGAATACTTCGTGTCCTACTACGACTACTACCAGCCCGAAGCCTATGTCGCGCGGACCGACACCTTCATCGAGAAGGAAAGCCAGATCAACGAACAGATCGACCGGATGCGCCACTCGGCCACGAGGGCGCTTCTCGAACGCGACGACGTGATCATCGTCGCCTCGGTGTCCTGCATCTACGGCATCGGGTCGCCCGAGACCTATGTCGCCATGACGCTCGACCTCGAGGTGGGCAAGGACTACGACCAGCGGCAGGTGATGAAGGAACTTGTCGCCCAGCAGTATAAACGCAACGACAACGCCTTTGCCCGCGGCAGCTTCCGGGTGCGCGGCGACTCCCTCGAAATCTGGCCCTCCCACCTCGAAGACCGCGGCTGGCGGCTGTCGTTCTTTGGCGAGGAGCTTGAGGCGATCACCGAATTCGACACGCTGACCGGCGCCAGGACCGATACGCTCGACAAGGTCCGCGTCTACGCGAATTCCCACTATGTGACCCCCACGCCCACGCTGCGCCAGGCCATCGAAGGCATCAAGAAGGAACTCACCCTGCGCTTGGCCGAGTTCGAGAAGGAGGGCAAACTGCTCGAAGCACAGCGCCTCGAACAACGCACCCGCTTTGATCTCGAGATGCTGGAGGCCGCCGGGTTCTGCAACGGGATCGAGAACTACTCCCGCTACCTCACGGGCCGTGGCATCGGGGAACCCCCGCCCACGCTCTTTGAATATATCCCCGACAACGCCATCGTCTTTGCCGACGAAAGCCACGTCAGCGTGCCCCAGATCGGCGGCATGTATCGCGGCGACTATCGGCGCAAGTTCACGCTCGCGGAACACGGCTTCCGCCTGCCCTCCTGCATGGACAACCGCCCGCTCAAATTCGAGGAATGGGACGCCATGCGCCCGCAGTCCGTCTTCGTCTCGGCCACGCCGGGGAATTGGGAGCTTGAGCGCACCGGCGGCGTCTTTACCGAACAGGTCATCCGCCCCACGGGTCTGCTCGACCCGATGGTCGAAATCCGCCCGGTCGAGAAGCAGGTGGACGACCTTCTGGACGAGGTGCGCCGCGTCGCGCAGGCCGGGTATCGCACGCTGGTCACGACGCTGACCAAGCGCATGGCCGAAGACCTCACCGAATACATGCACGAACAGGGCATCCGCGTGCGCTACATGCACTCCGACATCGACACCATCGAACGGATCGAGATCCTGCGCGACCTGCGTCTGGGCGCCTTCGACGTGCTGATCGGGATCAACCTCCTGCGCGAAGGCTTGGACATCCCCGAATGTGGGCTGGTCGCGATCCTCGACGCGGACAAGGAGGGCTTCCTGCGCTCTGAAACCTCGCTCATCCAGACGATCGGCCGGGCCGCACGGAACGCCGATGGCCGGGTCATCATGTATGCCGACCGGATCACCGGCTCGATGGAGCGCGCGCTGGCCGAGACGGACCGTCGCCGCGCCCGCCAGATGGCCTATAACGAGGAGCACGGGATCACGCCCCAGACGGTGAAAAAGAACGTCGAGGACGTGCTCGCGGGGCTCTACGCCGGCGACACCGACATGAGCCGCGTGACGGCGACGGTGGACAAGACGAACGTCGGCGGCAACCTGGCCTCGCATCTCGACGCGCTGAAGGCCCAGATGCGCAAGGCCGCCGAGAACCTGGAGTTCGAGGAAGCCGCGCGGCTGCGGGACGAGGTGAAGCGGCTGGAAGCGGTGGATTTGGCCGTGGCCGACGACCCCATGGCGCGTCAGGCGGCGGTGGAAGCGGCAGGCGAGAAGGCCGTGCGCGGACGGTCTACGGCCGGGAAGCCGGGGATGAGGGCTGGGCGTGGGGGAAAAAGGTAG
- a CDS encoding zf-TFIIB domain-containing protein: protein MARPFLCPGDPHIRVMICPNCSEEMVHLTRHGVTLDRCGACGGVWLDHGELDAIASALQSPVVLGDPEPVVVNRIVREAPQRDAAHIARPGRGKRWPEESGAKRAKPSKRAYPKDKRRRKNRIKDILEEIFD from the coding sequence GTGGCCCGCCCTTTCCTTTGCCCCGGCGATCCCCATATTCGGGTCATGATCTGTCCGAACTGTTCCGAAGAAATGGTCCACCTCACCCGCCACGGCGTGACGCTTGACCGATGTGGCGCCTGCGGTGGCGTGTGGCTCGACCATGGCGAACTCGACGCCATCGCGAGCGCCCTGCAAAGCCCCGTGGTGCTGGGCGATCCCGAACCCGTTGTGGTGAACCGCATCGTCCGGGAGGCGCCGCAACGGGACGCCGCGCATATCGCGCGCCCCGGTCGTGGCAAGCGATGGCCGGAGGAGAGTGGCGCGAAGCGGGCGAAACCTTCGAAACGGGCCTATCCCAAGGACAAACGCCGCAGGAAGAACCGGATCAAGGACATCCTCGAAGAGATCTTCGATTGA
- a CDS encoding DUF2971 domain-containing protein — MEADQYFRIWGLLSDDLTDNRDITNSRPLLAHYTTMQVVESFLLNRQLWLSNPLNMNDHQEVQFGIHAAVNQLSQSRSLRRAFLNYDVYAAFINEINSLYNLYGTTEVKDLFVACFSEHDQRDFPDGKLSMWRGYGDFGDGAAIVFDTAKIELAAKSPFILSEVSYMSNQERHGAIRNKVWQLAEIVSSEEITMDNFSGLAHAFFRRVVLSAVFTKHGGFAEEREWRLAYFPLNDENGSFRSLIDYHHGPTGPEPKMKLTVEGRKGEPSLGLNINETVEAIIIGPRVSSPLNEHAAKTMLTKLKREELIPKLMTSSIPFRK, encoded by the coding sequence ATGGAAGCGGATCAGTACTTTAGAATTTGGGGACTTCTCTCAGACGATCTAACCGACAATCGTGACATTACGAACTCACGTCCACTACTTGCTCACTACACAACCATGCAAGTGGTCGAAAGCTTCCTGTTGAATCGACAGTTATGGCTGTCGAACCCGCTCAACATGAATGACCACCAAGAGGTCCAATTCGGCATTCACGCCGCAGTAAATCAATTATCGCAAAGCCGCTCTCTACGTCGAGCATTCTTAAACTATGATGTTTACGCAGCCTTCATCAATGAAATAAACTCGCTTTACAATTTATACGGAACAACGGAGGTCAAAGACCTCTTTGTGGCGTGTTTCTCCGAACATGATCAACGAGATTTTCCTGACGGAAAACTCTCTATGTGGCGGGGCTACGGCGACTTTGGCGATGGAGCTGCGATTGTTTTTGATACTGCTAAAATTGAACTAGCCGCAAAATCTCCATTCATTCTCTCCGAGGTGAGCTACATGTCGAACCAAGAAAGGCATGGGGCGATAAGAAACAAGGTTTGGCAACTTGCCGAGATTGTGTCGTCCGAAGAGATTACTATGGACAATTTCTCTGGCCTCGCTCACGCATTCTTCCGTCGTGTTGTTCTTTCAGCGGTATTCACTAAACACGGTGGCTTTGCAGAAGAACGTGAGTGGAGGCTTGCTTATTTTCCGCTGAACGATGAGAATGGTTCATTCAGGAGTCTAATCGACTACCACCATGGCCCCACCGGCCCCGAGCCAAAAATGAAGTTAACGGTAGAAGGCCGCAAAGGAGAGCCAAGCCTTGGCTTGAACATCAACGAGACAGTTGAGGCAATAATTATCGGGCCTCGAGTTAGCTCCCCACTCAATGAACATGCCGCCAAGACCATGCTTACTAAATTGAAGCGCGAGGAACTGATACCGAAATTGATGACATCAAGCATTCCATTTCGCAAATGA
- a CDS encoding universal stress protein, translated as MYKNILVPIAFDETRDSRAALEIARAISEEGATVTALHVVEEIPSYVAQYLPEGQHQHNLDDLQAALAEKVNGDNGIIVKVIEGHAGHSIVEYAAKNGVDCIVIASHRPGFQDYFLGSTAARVVRHAGCAVHVVR; from the coding sequence ATGTACAAGAACATTCTCGTTCCCATCGCCTTCGATGAGACACGCGATTCGCGGGCGGCCCTCGAGATCGCGCGCGCGATTTCCGAGGAGGGCGCGACGGTCACGGCACTGCATGTGGTCGAGGAAATCCCTTCCTACGTCGCCCAATACCTGCCGGAGGGGCAGCATCAGCACAATCTTGACGATCTTCAGGCCGCTCTGGCCGAAAAGGTGAACGGCGACAACGGCATCATCGTGAAGGTGATCGAAGGCCACGCCGGGCATTCCATCGTCGAATATGCAGCGAAGAACGGTGTGGACTGCATCGTGATTGCCTCGCACCGCCCGGGGTTTCAGGATTATTTCCTGGGCTCTACGGCGGCGCGTGTCGTCCGGCATGCGGGCTGTGCGGTGCACGTCGTCCGCTAG